A window of Phyllobacterium sp. T1293 contains these coding sequences:
- a CDS encoding uracil-DNA glycosylase family protein, whose translation MTEIQSLSSQIKACRLCRDAPLYLPPLPHEPNPVCVMSPTARIVICGQAPGIRVHNTGLPFNDPSGDRLREWLGVNRDQFYDPHKFAIVPMGFCFPGYDAHGGDLPPRKECRETWHDQVFAAMPQVELILTIGQYAQAYHLGKHRRASVTETVFHWQDYFNPASGPAILALPHPSWRNSGWLRKNPWFGENVLPVLREKVKILI comes from the coding sequence GTGACAGAGATCCAATCCCTGTCATCGCAGATCAAGGCGTGTCGCCTGTGCCGTGATGCGCCGCTCTATCTGCCCCCTTTGCCGCATGAGCCCAATCCTGTCTGCGTGATGTCGCCGACTGCGCGCATCGTCATTTGCGGACAGGCGCCGGGCATTCGTGTTCACAACACCGGCCTGCCGTTCAACGATCCATCGGGGGACCGGCTGCGTGAGTGGCTCGGGGTTAACAGGGATCAGTTCTATGATCCGCATAAATTCGCCATTGTGCCGATGGGGTTCTGCTTTCCCGGCTATGATGCGCATGGCGGGGATTTGCCGCCGCGTAAAGAGTGCCGAGAGACGTGGCATGATCAGGTTTTTGCCGCCATGCCGCAGGTCGAGTTGATCCTGACAATCGGCCAATATGCGCAGGCCTATCACCTCGGCAAGCATCGCCGGGCCAGCGTGACGGAAACCGTTTTTCACTGGCAGGATTATTTCAACCCTGCGTCGGGGCCTGCCATTTTAGCGCTGCCGCATCCGTCCTGGCGCAATAGCGGGTGGTTGCGGAAGAATCCATGGTTCGGAGAGAACGTTCTTCCTGTGCTGCGGGAGAAGGTCAAGATTCTAATTTGA
- a CDS encoding sensor histidine kinase, translating into MALLDAANADKNIVDRRKPPRNKDLSVVVRRARDRLMEHTGVKHFERELLFMHTRALIVNAATLPLFIAMIAVAGVFAGFGRDMVVWATITIGLYAVLGLLARHLDKIGITDEQVKNWQVIYLGGHFLTSMGWAYFSFLGCSTCGISLFPVIQAVVLILAMAITAIICSALRAAILAAFTLPVITYTILATSHLQSPIQATMVIMLFAGLAFFYLVATRLNRSVSVSLALQAEKDALIAELETANAMSDEGRRRAEEANLAKSRFLASMSHELRTPLNAILGFSEVMAKEVLGPMENATYREYAGDIHASGDHLLNLINEILDLSRIEAGRYSINEEPLLLSDIADECIHMMDLKARNKSIRIASQFETGLWRLRADERSIRQIILNLLANAVKFTPQNGRIDVKVGWTAGGGQYVSVRDNGPGIPPEEIPVVLSTFGQGSIAIKNAEQGTGLGLPIVQALVHMHDGEFHLFSKLREGTEALATFPRARILPSVEPAVKSAKRQKVA; encoded by the coding sequence ATGGCATTACTCGACGCGGCAAATGCAGATAAAAACATTGTTGACCGGCGCAAACCGCCGCGCAACAAGGATTTGTCTGTTGTCGTGCGCCGCGCCCGCGATCGCCTGATGGAACATACGGGCGTCAAGCATTTCGAGCGCGAATTGCTGTTCATGCACACCCGCGCCTTGATCGTGAACGCAGCCACGCTTCCGCTTTTCATTGCGATGATTGCAGTGGCCGGTGTCTTTGCCGGGTTTGGCCGGGATATGGTGGTCTGGGCAACCATCACAATCGGCCTTTATGCGGTTCTCGGCCTTCTTGCGCGCCATCTGGATAAAATTGGCATCACCGATGAACAGGTCAAGAACTGGCAGGTCATCTATCTCGGTGGTCATTTCCTCACCAGCATGGGCTGGGCCTATTTCTCCTTTTTGGGCTGTTCCACCTGCGGCATCAGCCTTTTCCCGGTTATTCAGGCGGTCGTGCTGATCCTCGCCATGGCCATCACCGCCATCATCTGCTCGGCCTTGCGCGCTGCCATTCTCGCTGCGTTCACCCTGCCTGTTATCACCTATACAATTCTTGCCACGAGCCATCTGCAAAGCCCGATACAGGCAACGATGGTGATCATGCTTTTTGCCGGGCTGGCGTTCTTCTATCTCGTCGCCACGCGACTCAACCGCTCGGTTTCCGTGTCCCTCGCCCTGCAGGCGGAAAAAGACGCGCTGATCGCCGAGCTTGAAACAGCCAATGCCATGTCCGACGAGGGCCGCCGCCGCGCCGAGGAAGCCAACCTCGCCAAATCACGCTTCCTTGCCTCCATGAGCCATGAACTGCGCACACCGCTCAACGCCATTCTTGGCTTTTCCGAAGTCATGGCCAAGGAAGTGCTCGGGCCCATGGAAAACGCCACCTACCGCGAATACGCAGGAGATATCCATGCATCCGGCGATCATCTGCTCAATCTGATCAATGAAATTCTCGATCTCAGCCGTATCGAAGCCGGGCGTTACTCCATCAATGAGGAACCCCTGCTCCTCAGCGATATTGCCGATGAATGCATCCACATGATGGATTTGAAGGCCCGCAACAAGAGTATCCGGATCGCCTCCCAATTCGAAACAGGCCTGTGGCGGCTGCGTGCTGATGAGCGGTCAATCCGCCAGATCATCCTCAATCTGCTCGCCAATGCGGTAAAATTCACCCCGCAGAACGGCCGCATCGACGTCAAGGTCGGCTGGACAGCGGGCGGCGGACAATACGTCTCCGTGCGCGACAATGGCCCCGGCATTCCGCCGGAGGAAATCCCCGTTGTGCTCTCCACCTTCGGTCAGGGCTCCATTGCCATCAAGAACGCCGAACAGGGCACCGGCCTTGGTCTTCCCATCGTGCAGGCCCTCGTCCATATGCATGACGGTGAATTTCACCTGTTCTCAAAACTGCGCGAAGGCACAGAAGCGCTGGCCACCTTCCCCCGCGCCCGCATCCTGCCATCAGTTGAACCGGCAGTAAAAAGCGCAAAACGTCAGAAAGTTGCCTGA
- a CDS encoding thermonuclease family protein → MSGRLGGYRQQRHVRPPRSLLRKLADFVLMLVFFALIALLAARLSIPRDEQEITGKAYVIDGDTIVLTGKHIRLKGIDAPELAQRCGEVPADYPCGQVARRALDKLISGRAVRCEITGQDKYKRDLGTCFASETNLNSMMVEAGQATSYGAYYDEEMRAKAERKGLWAGSFDRPQDWRKVHEGSVETPPSLLDWLFDLINGAYDWVYQKLGEFL, encoded by the coding sequence ATGAGTGGACGCTTGGGAGGATATCGCCAGCAACGTCACGTCCGGCCGCCGCGTTCCCTGTTACGGAAACTTGCCGATTTTGTTCTGATGCTGGTTTTCTTTGCTTTGATCGCGCTTCTGGCGGCGCGCTTGTCCATTCCACGCGATGAGCAGGAGATAACGGGCAAGGCCTATGTCATCGACGGTGATACGATTGTTCTGACAGGCAAACATATCCGCCTGAAGGGCATCGATGCGCCGGAGCTTGCCCAGCGTTGCGGCGAGGTACCCGCGGATTACCCCTGCGGGCAGGTGGCGCGGCGGGCACTGGACAAGCTGATCAGCGGCAGGGCCGTGCGGTGCGAGATAACAGGACAGGACAAGTATAAGCGCGATCTCGGCACCTGTTTTGCTAGTGAAACCAATCTCAACAGCATGATGGTCGAGGCGGGGCAGGCGACATCCTACGGTGCCTATTATGACGAGGAAATGCGGGCGAAGGCGGAACGGAAGGGCCTGTGGGCGGGTTCCTTTGACAGGCCGCAGGATTGGCGAAAAGTGCATGAGGGCAGCGTGGAAACACCGCCTTCGCTGTTGGACTGGTTGTTTGATCTTATCAATGGTGCCTATGATTGGGTGTATCAGAAATTGGGAGAGTTTTTGTGA
- a CDS encoding glutathione S-transferase — protein sequence MKLYDGGRAPNPRRARIFLAEKGIEVPLVPIDMGAMGHRCAELTALNPLQRLPVLELDDGTVIAESVAISRYFEELYPEPALFGRGALGKALVEMWQRRVEFNLLATVASAFRHIHPAMVEWEVPQIPEWGEANKPKAIAFLDVLDKQLETNEFIAGNEYSIADITALVAIDFFKPARIQLPDYVTHVRRWHEAVSNRPSAKA from the coding sequence GTGAAACTATATGATGGAGGACGCGCGCCAAATCCGCGGCGGGCAAGGATTTTTCTGGCGGAAAAGGGCATCGAGGTGCCGCTCGTGCCCATCGATATGGGTGCGATGGGACATCGCTGTGCGGAGCTTACGGCGCTTAATCCCTTGCAGCGCCTGCCTGTGCTGGAACTTGATGATGGCACTGTGATTGCGGAGTCGGTGGCGATTTCCCGCTATTTCGAAGAGCTTTATCCGGAGCCTGCTTTGTTCGGCCGGGGTGCGCTTGGCAAGGCTTTGGTGGAGATGTGGCAGCGGCGGGTGGAGTTCAACCTCCTTGCCACGGTTGCCTCTGCCTTCCGGCACATTCATCCGGCTATGGTCGAGTGGGAAGTGCCGCAAATCCCTGAATGGGGCGAGGCAAACAAGCCAAAGGCCATCGCCTTTCTGGATGTTCTGGACAAACAGCTTGAGACCAATGAGTTCATCGCGGGCAATGAATATTCGATCGCGGATATTACGGCGCTCGTGGCGATTGATTTTTTCAAGCCGGCCCGGATTCAGCTGCCTGATTATGTCACGCATGTGAGGCGCTGGCACGAGGCGGTATCAAACCGGCCAAGCGCCAAGGCGTGA